Proteins from a genomic interval of Solidesulfovibrio sp.:
- a CDS encoding nitrogenase component 1 → MSDSPYVSTTNACKLCTPLGAALAFRGVEGAIPFLHGSQGCATYMRRYIISHFREPMDIASSALGEKQAVFGGGPNLKKGILNVMSKYGATVVGVASTCLTETIGDDVPRLLAEFRKEFADLPLPEIVSVSTPSYSGTHMEGWHAATAALASQLVREKLPAERRINLLPGFVSPADLRYFKEILADYGVSATVLPDISETMDRPALLDYEKLPAGGTKLADIRAMSAALGTIACGRAEHTAESAGANLERRFGVKNIRVGIPIGIRETDAFFDALEELSGSPMPEKYASERGKLVDAYVDGHKYLAGKRAIVYGEEDMVIAMVAFLAEIGVKPILAATGAKCRNFKQALAEVTADLLPEPPEAREGVDFHDIAEQASELAPDLLVGHSKGYRYAKDMGVPLVRVGFPIHDRFGGQRLLHVGYRGTQALFDLLVNTILERKQEDSAVGYGYL, encoded by the coding sequence ATGAGCGACTCCCCCTACGTTTCCACCACCAACGCCTGCAAGCTGTGCACGCCCTTGGGCGCCGCCCTGGCCTTCCGGGGCGTGGAAGGGGCCATCCCCTTCCTGCACGGTTCCCAGGGCTGCGCCACCTACATGCGCCGCTACATCATCAGCCACTTCCGCGAACCCATGGACATCGCCTCCTCGGCGCTGGGCGAGAAGCAGGCCGTCTTCGGCGGCGGGCCCAACCTCAAAAAGGGCATTTTAAACGTCATGTCCAAATACGGGGCCACGGTGGTCGGCGTGGCCTCCACCTGCCTCACCGAAACCATCGGCGACGACGTGCCCCGGCTTCTGGCCGAATTCCGCAAGGAGTTCGCCGACCTGCCCTTGCCGGAAATCGTGAGCGTGTCCACGCCCAGCTACTCCGGCACCCACATGGAGGGCTGGCACGCGGCCACGGCGGCGCTCGCTTCCCAGCTCGTGCGCGAAAAGCTGCCCGCCGAGCGGCGCATAAACCTCCTGCCGGGCTTCGTCTCGCCGGCCGACCTGCGCTATTTCAAGGAAATCCTGGCCGATTACGGCGTTTCGGCCACGGTGTTGCCCGACATCTCCGAGACCATGGACCGGCCGGCCCTGCTCGATTACGAAAAGCTGCCCGCCGGCGGCACCAAGCTCGCCGACATCCGGGCCATGTCCGCGGCCCTGGGCACCATCGCATGCGGCCGGGCCGAGCACACGGCCGAAAGCGCCGGAGCCAACCTGGAACGCCGCTTCGGCGTGAAAAACATCCGCGTCGGCATCCCCATCGGCATTCGGGAGACGGACGCCTTCTTCGACGCCCTGGAGGAACTCTCCGGCAGCCCCATGCCGGAGAAATACGCCAGCGAGCGCGGCAAGCTCGTGGACGCCTACGTCGACGGCCACAAGTACCTGGCCGGCAAACGGGCCATCGTCTACGGCGAGGAGGACATGGTCATCGCCATGGTGGCGTTTCTGGCCGAGATCGGCGTCAAGCCCATCCTGGCGGCAACCGGCGCCAAGTGCCGCAACTTCAAGCAGGCCCTGGCCGAGGTGACGGCCGACCTGCTGCCCGAGCCGCCCGAGGCCCGCGAGGGCGTGGACTTCCACGACATCGCCGAACAGGCCTCCGAGCTCGCCCCCGACCTCCTGGTCGGCCACAGCAAGGGCTACCGCTACGCCAAGGACATGGGCGTGCCGCTCGTGCGGGTGGGCTTTCCCATCCACGACCGCTTCGGCGGCCAGCGGCTGCTCCACGTGGGCTACCGCG